CCTATTAGATTTAACACTATTAAAGGCACAAAAATCAGCCAAAATGATTTTAACTCAAGAGAAACTTTCGCTCCATGCGGGCGCGGAAAAACAAATAATGTCACTCTGTACCAAAATAAAAACCTTGGACTCCGCAGATTAAAATTACCCTCCACATAATTACCTATATAGTGAAGATTGGGATCGTTTATTGACATCCGCCTGAGGCCTTTTAACTGAGTTGTTGTATAATTTTTTGCAAACGGGCGAAACTCGTCATGCTTCAGCATATCACCGGCTTCATATGTAAATCTGATCTTTTCCTTGAGCTTATCTGTATTTTCACCTGTTTCAAAGAAAATTTCTGATCTAAATGTTGTCATTTTTATCCATTGCAGTTAACTGCTTATTTGATAACCAAAAAATTGCTTCTAACTCAAAGGAATCGTTATTCCAAAATAATAAATAGCACCTATTGCTGGTACGAATGGAGTTTAATAACATAATTTCAGCTTCGCTTTTTCTGAGATTATCCAATCCTAACTCCCACGAATCTAGCTCCTCTTTCAAGAAAATGTCTATTCTATATTTTTTGGCATTTTTTAATCTAAAGTCATACAGACTCAAAAGTTCTATTCTACTTTTAATAATTCCTTTTCTAAATACTACCTCTTCCCGAGTGATCGTATCAAGACATCCCTTTACCAGTGGATTATTTTTTATTTTTTTATCTAAAAATCTTTTAACTTCTTCAAAATCGAGCATTGGACTTATTGATTTCTGTTAAATCTAATATACTATTTGAAGGGTCAGATGCCAAAAAACGAACTTTGGCCGAGCTATCCGATGAAGATAATACATGTTTTAATCTATAACCATTAAGAAAGGTGCCTTTAATATCCTCCTCTTGTTTATAAGTAGAGTCACCATTTTGATATGTGTATTGTACTTTATAATATTCAATATCTAACTTGTTTCCTAGCTTCGTCTGCCTGATAATCGATTTTTCCTGAACTGACAAAATCTTCCCCCATACGGCCCGATCATATTTAGAAAGCTGATAACTGTTATACCATAATGGGTAATTATAATAAGCAACCATAGCGACCAGGACCAGTATTGATATTACTAGTCCAATCAATATATGCTTAACATTCCAAATGTGATAAAACCTTACCTTATTTGCCATTCCTTGTTGGTTAATAACTTCAAATATCACGCTCGCATATTAATGTGTCCTTCGTGCTTGGTGTAACTGTATAGGGCGGAGATTCCGGTTAATTACTCGTTTGTTAGATCTGTAGGTTCTGAAGGTTCAGCTTTACTAATCCTTGGAGGCTTAGTAAAGCAGGTGTTAAATTCTGTCTGTTTTTAGGGTTTTGATAATCTGCGCTCCTGGTCATAAATATCATTATCCACCCCCGCAGTCTTCCTGACGATAGGAAGGATCTACCTAAGTAGGTAACTGCTTACTATTCAGCCAGAGGAGGAAACTGTTTTGATACTTCGCAGGCTCAGCATGAACAGGGAGAGGTCTTTATTGTAATGTTGCGGAATTCTGGTTTGTTAGGTCTGTAGGTTCCGAAGGTTCAGCTTTACTAATCCTTGGAGGCTTAGTAAAGCGGGTATTTAATTCTGTCTGTTTTTAGGGTATCCACTCCACAGTCCTTCTGACTGACCTTCAAAATTCCGATTTTGTCAATATCTCCTTAAATTACGTGTCAACACAAGTAGACAACATATGAGTACATCAAAAAAAGTAATTCTTGGGCTATTTACCATTGCTCCTTTAATATTCTTAATGGTTTATTTCGTTCTTTTTTTCACGCTTTTCGTGAATGTTGCTTCTATGGATTTGCATCCTCACGACCTGCCTCCGGATGAAGTTCCGTTATTCCTGCAGTCCTTCGTTCCTATGATGGTCATGATGTTTATAGCGGTAGGATCCGGGTTCATTTTAATGATCTACTACATTGTATTGATCAGCAAAAACCCGTCTTTTGATAGCACACAGCGGATTATGTGGGTGCTCATTGTGGTTTTCACCAGCACCATAGGTCAGATTGCTTATTTTATTGTAGAGGTGTGGCCGGATAAGGCTGAAAACATACCGGCACAACAATAGCCATTATATTCTATTTAGTAATTTTACATTTCTTTTAAACTAACTATAACCCCATCCAATATGTTAAATACCCAACTAAAACGTCTGGCCTGGTACAAGTGCCTGTTCATATTTATTCTTTTTGTTTTTAACACTGCTTGTAAGATGCCCGTAGAAACCGTTGCCCCGCTTACAGTCGAGTCGCCTTCCGGAAATAATATCCTGATGTTTTTTACCAATGAAGAAGGAGAGGTAGGCTATACCGTGGCTCATAGCGGAAAGGTAGTTATTGACAGTTCGTACCTAAGTTTTGATTTTAAGGATATGGACGCAATCAAATCCGGGCTTGAAGTAAGTAACTCATCATCCAAATCAGTTACGGAAACCTGGGAGATGCCCTGGGGGGAGCAAAGGAAGGTGAAGAATAATTTCAATGAACTCACGGTAGACCTGAAAGAGCAGGAAGGCCTGGAGCGTAAGTTGACGGTAATTTTCAGGGTGTATGATGATGGTCTTGGATTCAGGTACCATTTCCCCAACCAGCCGAATATGAAGGAGGTGATCATTACGGATGAAAATACACAGTTTAACCTCACCGGAGACCATATGGTATGGTGGATACCTGGCGACTGGGACATTTACGAACATCTCTATAATGAAACCAAATTCTCTGAAATAGATGCTATCAGCAAACGAAACCATCCGAACCTTGCTCAGACTTACATTCCAGAAAATGCCGTAAACACACCGGTGACTATGAAAACCGATGACGGGCTTTACCTGAGCTTTCATGAAGCCAACCTTACCGACTACTCCGGCATGACTTTAAAGGTGGATACAGAGACTTTAGGTATGGAAAGTGAACTGGTAGGTTCTGAAATTACGGGTTACAAGGTAAAGCGGAATACGCCTTTCAGTACGCCTTGGAGAACAATCCAGATTGCTGACAAGGCCGGTGACCTGATCGAATCGAGGCTTATTGTAAACCTCAACGAACCTAATAAACTGGGTGATGTATCGTGGTTTAAGCCTACAAAATATGTCGGCATCTGGTGGGAGATGCACCTCGGCAAATCTACCTGGGACATGGCCAGCGGCAAACATGGTGCTACTACTGAAAACGCAAAGGCATTTATTGACTTTGCCGCCGCCAATAATATTGGAGCAGTATTAGTTGAAGGCTGGAATACGGGCTGGGAACACTGGATCGGATTTGAAGATCGTGAGGGTGTGTTTGATTTTGTAACACCATATGAAGATTACGACCTGAAAGAAGTGGTAAGGTACGGTAAAGAGAAAGGTGTAGAGATCATCATGCACCATGAAACGTCGGCCGCGCCAAGAACTTA
This region of Fulvivirga ulvae genomic DNA includes:
- a CDS encoding DUF3592 domain-containing protein, whose protein sequence is MANKVRFYHIWNVKHILIGLVISILVLVAMVAYYNYPLWYNSYQLSKYDRAVWGKILSVQEKSIIRQTKLGNKLDIEYYKVQYTYQNGDSTYKQEEDIKGTFLNGYRLKHVLSSSDSSAKVRFLASDPSNSILDLTEINKSNARF
- a CDS encoding glycoside hydrolase family 97 protein; translation: MPVETVAPLTVESPSGNNILMFFTNEEGEVGYTVAHSGKVVIDSSYLSFDFKDMDAIKSGLEVSNSSSKSVTETWEMPWGEQRKVKNNFNELTVDLKEQEGLERKLTVIFRVYDDGLGFRYHFPNQPNMKEVIITDENTQFNLTGDHMVWWIPGDWDIYEHLYNETKFSEIDAISKRNHPNLAQTYIPENAVNTPVTMKTDDGLYLSFHEANLTDYSGMTLKVDTETLGMESELVGSEITGYKVKRNTPFSTPWRTIQIADKAGDLIESRLIVNLNEPNKLGDVSWFKPTKYVGIWWEMHLGKSTWDMASGKHGATTENAKAFIDFAAANNIGAVLVEGWNTGWEHWIGFEDREGVFDFVTPYEDYDLKEVVRYGKEKGVEIIMHHETSAAPRTYEQQLDTAYKLMENLGMHAVKTGYVGKIIPKGEYHHGQWMVNHYRKVLETAAKHKVAVNAHEPIKPTGIRRTLPNAISREGLRGQEFNAWSVEGGNPPSHLPTVAFTRMLAGPIDYTPGIFNIKLNPWKENSQVNTTLAQQLALYVVIYGPVQMAADLPENYEGNAAFQFIRDVGVDWEESKVLNGEVGDYVTIARRERNTHKWFIGSITDENPRELTVDLSFLDNGQSYTATIYADAADAHWDDNPTAYEITSKTVTSKDKLDLKLAPGGGAAISLVPVAK
- a CDS encoding PLDc N-terminal domain-containing protein; translation: MSTSKKVILGLFTIAPLIFLMVYFVLFFTLFVNVASMDLHPHDLPPDEVPLFLQSFVPMMVMMFIAVGSGFILMIYYIVLISKNPSFDSTQRIMWVLIVVFTSTIGQIAYFIVEVWPDKAENIPAQQ